The following proteins are encoded in a genomic region of Coffea eugenioides isolate CCC68of chromosome 6, Ceug_1.0, whole genome shotgun sequence:
- the LOC113773271 gene encoding YTH domain-containing protein ECT4-like, translating to MAAISPSSDQAAELLQKLSLDTLDKPLQDPEPTNKTPAVQYAPVDIANQVNGFKPFERTATSPHPDFMDPSMFYNPAGYPSSTYYYGGFNGSSANDWDWYGSSNGVEMPPGVYGDYQNSYGYTPYGTYSSSGSAMRPDNPLYGPQHFQYPTYFQPSATSNGHFTANGANTSQADVSAPVATDTVQLSTGTMKGNQSSVGNVVSNRDNGSKPLRPNYHTPYMKSTDFYGWGGLPSASSGNSSAFSYGNNFSSGRSQNPHPLPHLVGMQHPRAGSGMDQSGFSGRMYPNHRMYGQYPSTFRRGAGYVPNGFDARINGRGWFAVDNKYRSRVRGSNVLVYGSESVDGLNELNKGPRAKGFKDQKDSEAITLAVKGQSIPVMGKSDEDNLPVFPDREQYNKDDFPETYSDAKFFVIKSYSEDDVHKSIKYGMWASTPNGNKKLDAAYKEAQEISGGCPLFLLFSVNASGQFVGLAEMVGPVDFDKSMEYWQQDKWTGCFPIKWHIIKDIPNSTLRRVTLENNENKPVTNSRDTQEVKFEQGIEILKIIKGHSSRTCILDDFEFYEGRQKAMQEKKAKQKQFYKQVGDAVVSNGTEKDGLVSKQGSQRSVEVGVALAKDSAAPKATVPGVIETSPDLKFLKDNGAVAANS from the exons ATGGCGGCCATTTCTCCTTCCTCAGATC AAGCTGCAGAGTTGCTGCAGAAACTATCCTTAGATACACTGGACAAGCCCCTCCAAGATCCAGAGCCCACAAacaag ACTCCAGCTGTTCAGTATGCACCTGTTGACATTGCTAATCAGGTCAATGGTTTCAAACCGTTTGAGAGGACTGCAACTTCTCCCCATCCTGATTTTATGGACCCAAGCATGTTCTACAATCCCGCTGGTTACCCATCTTCGACTTACTATTATGGAG GTTTCAATGGATCATCTGCTAATGACTGGGATTGGTATGGAAGTTCTAATGGAGTTGAAATGCCTCCT GGTGTTTATGGAGATTATCAAAATAGTTATGGCTATACACCTTATGGGACATATTCCTCATCGGGTTCTGCTATGAGGCCTGATAATCCACTTTATGGTCCTCAGCATTTCCAGTATCCCACCTATTTCCAGCCTTCTGCTACAAGCAATGGGCATTTCACAGCCAACGGAGCTAACACTTCCCAAGCTGATGTTTCAGCTCCAGTTGCTACCGACACAGTGCAATTATCAACAGGAACAATGAAAGGGAACCAGAGTTCTGTTGGAAATGTTGTGAGCAACAGGGACAATGGGTCAAAGCCTTTAAGACCAAATTATCATACCCCATACATGAAGTCGACTGATTTTTACGGATGGGGAGGCTTGCCATCAG CAAGTTCAGGGAATTCTTCGGCCTTTTCATATGGCAATAATTTTTCTTCTGGAAGAAGTCAGAACCCACACCCTCTTCCACATCTCGTG GGCATGCAACACCCTCGAGCAGGATCAGGGATGGATCAATCTGGTTTCTCGGGTCGGATGTACCCAAATCATAGGATGTATGGCCAATATCCAAGCACATTTAGACGTGGTGCAGGATATGTTCCTAATGGCTTCGATGCAAGGATAAATGGCCGTGGTTGGTTTGCTGTTGATAACAAGTATAGGTCCAGGGTTCGTGGCAGTAATGTACTTGTTTATGGTAGTGAAAGTGTGGATGGCTTAAATGAACTGAATAAAGGACCTCGAGCAAAGGGCTTCAAGGATCAAAAGGACTCTGAAGCTATTACCTTGGCAGTGAAGGGGCAAAGCATCCCCGTAATGGGCAAGAGCGATGAGGATAACCTGCCTGTGTTTCCAGACAGGGAACAGTACAACAAAGATGATTTTCCTGAGACCTACTCAGATGCTAAGTTCTTTGTAATTAAATCGTACAGTGAGGATGATGTCCATAAAAGCATTAAATATGGCATGTGGGCAAGCACACCCAACGGAAACAAAAAGCTAGATGCTGCTTACAAGGAAGCCCAGGAGATATCTGGTGGATGTCCTTTATTCCTCTTGTTCTCT gTCAATGCAAGTGGGCAGTTTGTTGGTCTTGCTGAAATGGTGGGTCCTGTTGATTTTGACAAAAGTATGGAGTACTGGCAGCAGGACAAGTGGACTGGTTGCTTCCCTATTAAATGGCATATTATCAAAGATATACCAAACAGCACCTTGAGGCGTGTTACGCTAGAAAACAATGAGAATAAACCTGTAACAAACAGCAGGGATACTCAGGAG GTTAAATTTGAGCAGGGTATTGAAAtacttaaaataataaaaggtcATTCAAGCAGGACGTGCATTTTAGACGATTTTGAGTTTTATGAAGGGCGTCAAAAGGCCATGCAAGAGAAGAAGGCCAAGCAGAAGCAGTTCTATAAGCAG GTTGGTGATGCGGTGGTGTCAAATGGCACAGAAAAGGATGGGTTGGTAAGTAAACAGGGATCACAAAGATCTGTCGAAGTAGGTGTAGCCTTGGCCAAGGACTCAGCTGCTCCAAAGGCTACTGTTCCTGGGGTTATCGAAACTAGCCCGGATCTCAAGTTTTTGAAAGATAACGGTGCAGTTGCAGCCAATAGCTGA
- the LOC113774724 gene encoding ADP-glucose phosphorylase, which translates to MAAGGFHSSNQMAGGGGGGEVEERSSNPRGAGAGAGAGGGGGESRVPEIRKDSVQNRWVIFSPARSRRPSDFKSKSSTSSGNPPDPHSQNCPFCLGNEHLCAPEIFRVHPSHSAHWKLRVIQNLYPALSRDNLPVQPEQVDDESSSKTSSSSSSKIGNNKVAGFGFHDVVIEAPFHSLQLLDLSPAEIGDVLLAYKKRILQLRSYHSIQYVQVFKNHGASAGASLSHSHSQIIALPVVSTAVSARIDCMKQYFEQTGKCNLCEVRVDDLLIDESAHFISIVPFAATFPFEIWIIPRDHSSHFHEVDNEKAVDLGGLLKLLLRKISSQLNDPPYNMMIHTTPFHINPSCLTYTHWFLQIVPQLTIVGGFEVGTGCHINPIFPEDAAKVLREVQL; encoded by the exons ATGGCTGCTGGGGGCTTCCACTCTTCCAACCAAATggcaggaggaggaggaggaggagaagtaGAAGAAAGAAGCAGCAACCCCAGAGGAGCAGGAGCCGGAGCCGGAgccggaggaggaggaggagaaagcAGAGTCCCAGAAATCCGGAAAGACAGCGTACAGAATCGGTGGGTTATATTCTCCCCCGCAAGATCACGTCGCCCTTCTGACTTCAAGTCCAAATCTAGTACTAGCAGTGGCAATCCACCCGACCCACATTCCCAAAATTGCCCATTTTGCCTGGGCAATGAGCACCTCTGCGCACCCGAGATCTTCCGGGTCCACCCCTCCCATTCCGCCCATTGGAAACTCCGGGTCATCCAGAATCTCTACCCTGCTCTCTCCAGGGACAACTTGCCTGTGCAACCAGAGCAGGTTGATGATGAATCAAGCTCCAaaacctcctcctcctcctcctctaaGATTGGGAATAACAAAGTTGCTGGGTTCGGGTTTCACGACGTGGTAATCGAGGCCCCCTTTCACTCTCTTCAATTGCTTGATCTTTCTCCCGCTGAGATCGGGGATGTTTTGCTTGCTTATAAGAAGAGGATCCTCCAGCTTCGCTCTTACCATTCCATTCAATACGTTCAG GTGTTCAAAAATCATGGTGCCTCAGCTGGTGCCTCATTGAGTCACTCTCATAGTCAGATTATTGCTCTTCCAGTTGTCTCCACAGCAGTTTCTGCTCGTATTGACTGTATGAAGCAATATTTTGAGCAGACAGGGAAGTGTAACCTCTGTGAGGTTCGAGTGGATGACTTGCTAATTGATGAATCAGCCCATTTCATATCAATTGTTCCTTTTGCTGCTACTTTTCCTTTTGAGATATGGATCATTCCTCGAGACCACTCTTCTCATTTTCATGAAGTGGACAATGAGAAG GCAGTTGATCTCGGAGGATTATTGAAACTCTTGCTAAGGAAGATCTCCTCGCAGCTGAATGATCCACCTTACAATATGATGATTCACACTACTCCATTCCACATAAATCCCTCATGTTTAACCTACACGCACTGGTTTCTTCAAATTGTACCCCAGTTGACAATAGTAGGAGGGTTTGAAGTAGGAACAGGATGCCACATAAATCCAATTTTCCCTGAGGATGCAGCAAAAGTGCTAAGGGAAGTACAACTTTGA